The Ornithodoros turicata isolate Travis chromosome 7, ASM3712646v1, whole genome shotgun sequence genome includes a region encoding these proteins:
- the LOC135399926 gene encoding uncharacterized protein LOC135399926, protein MPTLRSGTNTSPGTSAAAVTHEDPTVSLRLPPFWSQDPELWFAQVERQFDARHITAQTSRFGHAVSALPVEIAAEIRDLILSSPAQAPYDTLKRELLDRTALSIHRRLQQLLGAEELGDQKPSQLLRRMRQLTGSTPVDPAIMQELFLQRLPSDIRVVLTAAGEMSLDDLARLADRILDLRTTPSSSASHPYLRFARCASSPSVSASCPVHPRIRRSAYRHRPHGDCQQPALQRKSSD, encoded by the coding sequence ATGCCTACCCTTCGATCTGGCACCAACACTTCGCCTGGCACTTCGGCCGCGGCCGTTACCCATGAAGACCCGACCGTTTCCCTCCGTCTCCCACCATTTTGGAGTCAAGACCCGGAACTTTGGTTTGCGCAGGTTGAGCGCCAATTCGACGCCCGGCATATCACAGCGCAGACGTCCAGATTTGGCCATGCCGTTAGCGCCCTTCCAGTCGAAATCGCTGCTGAGATCCGTGATCTCATTCTCAGTTCACCAGCGCAAGCTCCGTATGACACGCTAAAGCGCGAGCTCCTTGATCGAACAGCGCTCTCCATCCATCGCCGCTTACAACAACTGCTGGGCGCAGAGGAACTTGGCGACCAAAAGCCTTCACAGTTACTTCGCCGTATGAGGCAGCTTACGGGAAGCACACCTGTTGACCCGGCTATTATGCAAGAACTATTTCTTCAGCGCCTTCCATCCGACATACGCGTTGTCCTCACGGCTGCTGGTGAGATGTCGTTGGATGATCTTGCCCGCCTCGCCGACCGCATTCTCGACTTACGTACCACTCCATCTTCCTCGGCATCTCATCCCTATCTGCGCTTCGCGCGCTGCGCATCTTCTCCATCCGTCTCAGCCAGCTGCCCTGTCCATCCCCGAATCCGCCGTTCAGCCTATCGCCACAGACCTCACGGCGACTGTCAACAGCCTGCACTGCAGCGTAAATCGTCTGACTGA